From the genome of Lentimonas sp. CC4, one region includes:
- a CDS encoding arylsulfatase, which yields MNYFNRMIIVAGALIPSLMMAEKPPVVSSPNPNIVFIFADDMGYGEVQSLNPERGLIPTPHLDELVSEGMVFTDAHTSSSVCTPSRYSLMTGRYNWRTTRQAGVLNGYSEALIDEDTLTVGELLQENGYDTAMIGKWHLGMTLPVTSGALPTQRKPKQTNLDWEGEIQHGPADRGFDYFFGISGSLDMAPYIYLENRRFVGAADNTAPQADAPGFVRDQVLPELAKRSADYIKAHKGDKPFFLYVPLTSPHSPVLPTKEWLGKSGLNRHADFQMQTDDEIGKIIQAVDDAGLTENTLIIVTADNGTSTQSARIPDLESMGHYSSANLRGSKADILEGGHRVPFIVRWPKVVEAGSTSDATICLTDFIATCADIAGADLADDEGVDSVSFLPALKSEPITTDRQGIVHHAISGQFAIRSGDWKLILAPGSAGWTYPAGKTAIDLGLPLIQLYNLKQDIGETKNLQAEYPEKVGELLELLENYVAEGRSTAGPKQMNDAEIDLWKKHMHKKPGWEPKSKKRQRLN from the coding sequence ATGAATTATTTTAACAGAATGATTATTGTGGCGGGTGCTTTGATCCCGTCACTGATGATGGCGGAAAAGCCACCTGTGGTGAGCTCGCCGAATCCCAATATCGTTTTCATCTTTGCCGATGATATGGGTTATGGAGAAGTGCAATCCCTCAATCCAGAGCGAGGATTGATTCCTACGCCACACTTGGATGAACTTGTGAGTGAGGGGATGGTGTTTACGGATGCGCATACCTCATCCTCGGTCTGCACGCCATCGCGATACTCTCTGATGACTGGGCGATACAATTGGCGGACGACGCGGCAGGCTGGCGTATTAAACGGCTACAGCGAGGCGCTCATTGACGAGGATACGCTCACCGTGGGCGAACTGCTTCAAGAGAATGGCTACGACACCGCAATGATTGGCAAGTGGCACCTAGGGATGACGTTGCCGGTTACTTCAGGTGCGTTGCCGACACAGCGTAAGCCGAAGCAAACCAATCTCGATTGGGAGGGTGAAATCCAACACGGCCCGGCCGATCGTGGCTTTGACTACTTCTTTGGCATCTCGGGTTCGCTGGATATGGCTCCCTACATTTACCTAGAGAACCGTAGATTCGTTGGCGCGGCAGACAATACTGCCCCGCAAGCAGATGCTCCGGGCTTCGTGCGAGATCAGGTCCTACCGGAGTTAGCGAAGCGCTCCGCTGATTACATCAAGGCGCACAAGGGCGATAAGCCGTTCTTTCTGTATGTGCCGCTGACGTCGCCTCATTCGCCTGTTCTGCCGACCAAAGAATGGCTCGGTAAGAGTGGGCTCAATCGACACGCTGACTTTCAAATGCAAACCGACGATGAGATCGGTAAAATTATCCAGGCCGTGGATGACGCTGGGCTCACGGAGAATACCCTGATCATCGTCACTGCGGACAATGGCACATCGACTCAATCTGCGAGAATACCGGATCTTGAAAGCATGGGGCATTACTCAAGTGCGAACCTTCGTGGATCGAAGGCGGATATCTTGGAAGGGGGGCACCGGGTGCCCTTTATCGTGCGCTGGCCGAAAGTTGTTGAAGCGGGTTCCACTTCGGATGCAACGATTTGCCTGACCGACTTCATTGCCACTTGTGCGGACATCGCAGGTGCGGACCTCGCAGACGATGAGGGGGTCGATAGTGTCAGCTTCTTACCTGCACTCAAATCTGAACCTATTACAACCGATCGTCAGGGGATTGTGCACCACGCGATTTCTGGCCAGTTCGCCATTCGCTCAGGCGACTGGAAGCTGATTCTTGCACCCGGCTCGGCAGGGTGGACCTATCCAGCCGGTAAGACTGCGATCGACCTAGGACTACCCTTGATTCAGCTCTACAACCTCAAACAAGACATCGGAGAGACCAAGAACCTACAGGCAGAATACCCTGAAAAGGTCGGCGAACTCCTTGAGCTACTGGAAAATTATGTCGCAGAGGGACGTAGCACGGCCGGACCCAAGCAAATGAACGATGCTGAAATCGATCTCTGGAAAAAGCACATGCACAAGAAACCTGGTTGGGAGCCTAAGAGTAAGAAGCGGCAGAGGCTTAATTGA
- a CDS encoding PEP-CTERM sorting domain-containing protein → MNKLYTTLTAGLLIAGMAQAALVSEIDGATAATDWSDEVFTGSVTTTVNNWGINDNFTDASFAGTTMNLGNGTAVANQPFVNSITTGADFTGATFNWNPYTLNGGTRFNIFRNATAGTGTVNAGMKFNNSIWNINIAGTSLNTLQIFLDGAGSITAGTAANALDMSGVDFNFTGTTSLSTTAGTAIIANLSESTAGFGNGAKYDTAFTTNNYAAFGYGDAAALDTALQTAGWQVVPEPSSYALLAGLLGMSYVMVRRRK, encoded by the coding sequence ATGAACAAACTCTACACAACTTTAACCGCTGGCCTGCTGATTGCAGGGATGGCGCAAGCTGCACTGGTCTCGGAGATCGATGGCGCCACAGCCGCGACTGATTGGAGCGATGAAGTCTTCACTGGCAGCGTCACCACCACTGTCAATAACTGGGGTATTAATGACAATTTCACCGATGCAAGCTTCGCCGGCACCACTATGAATCTCGGCAACGGAACCGCAGTGGCTAACCAGCCCTTTGTGAATTCAATAACGACGGGCGCCGACTTTACTGGAGCGACGTTTAATTGGAACCCGTATACACTCAATGGCGGGACACGCTTTAATATCTTCCGTAACGCCACTGCTGGAACAGGCACGGTAAACGCAGGGATGAAATTTAATAATTCCATTTGGAACATCAATATCGCGGGCACATCGCTTAACACCCTTCAAATTTTTCTTGATGGTGCAGGATCGATCACTGCGGGCACTGCAGCAAATGCACTTGATATGTCCGGAGTTGATTTCAACTTCACTGGAACAACGTCGCTCTCTACGACTGCTGGAACTGCGATCATCGCTAACCTCAGTGAATCGACTGCCGGATTCGGTAATGGTGCGAAGTATGACACGGCCTTTACCACCAATAACTACGCTGCATTTGGCTATGGCGATGCAGCAGCGCTTGATACAGCCCTCCAAACTGCTGGTTGGCAAGTCGTTCCAGAGCCTAGCAGCTATGCATTGCTTGCGGGTCTTTTGGGCATGAGCTACGTGATGGTTCGCCGTCGCAAGTAA
- a CDS encoding histidine kinase yields MRYPEFTILYLLIAGMLSAASGFAKAEDSHEAFSLSQLEQRLAAIDARLEDVAHLSLRSGSGSIGYRSLSVPSSDRHEWIDIQLGEPRVIDEVILAPTLSRNAHSDFHADAFPKELRIWAGTDDDRQGRLVGSFHADAGALPRIAPLAMKIEPITASWIQVEATQLTRRDFDGNFCLQLSEIMVFSGDENVALHRPISSSSNQKSNSDAWGKEYLTDGHTPFLMDAAIGRQSIAYQGSHTKAPALIIDLEHTYPLSQVNFHIMETSDTVPTNLAGDYGMPHQIKIEGSNRNDFSEAVLLLETEQRSLNESGPIWMWRFPEMSYRYLRISTPPDASEDTLSNSSLNPLAQLEKPSASMSLDAPDSSNIGFAEIELLSKGANVAINKPFKALNIHTSPGRDLASLTDGHNFYGAILSVREWMSQLAERHDLEFERTEVTSEITRRYTKQRQTLKWLIYLATVLTVSIFIIVYIERMRHRRQLAAVRQRFAADIHDEIGANLHTINLTSQLISKRSEQLPKEVNQLTQRIQTVIKRTSKAIRYVSDIQSSSELYVHLPDDLKRTAERILVGLAHEIQLDGEQFLVQINPRRHSDLVLFYQECLINICRHAGATKVTTFLSASPKQIQLTIIDNGKGLSQDTHHQPPPSLQRRAKLLRATIQVESPHEGGTAVIIKLRRRNRLMRASFPK; encoded by the coding sequence ATGCGCTATCCCGAATTCACGATTCTTTATCTACTCATCGCCGGCATGCTGTCGGCGGCGAGCGGATTTGCGAAAGCGGAAGACTCGCATGAAGCATTCTCACTCTCTCAGTTAGAGCAGCGGCTGGCCGCAATCGACGCGCGACTAGAGGACGTGGCGCACTTAAGCCTACGCAGTGGCAGCGGCTCCATCGGGTATCGATCGCTCAGCGTCCCTAGCAGCGACCGCCATGAATGGATCGATATTCAACTCGGAGAACCTCGTGTGATTGATGAAGTCATACTAGCCCCCACCCTAAGTCGTAATGCACACTCCGACTTCCATGCAGACGCATTTCCGAAGGAGTTACGAATTTGGGCGGGAACGGACGATGATCGCCAGGGGCGCTTGGTCGGCAGCTTCCATGCGGACGCAGGGGCTCTGCCCAGAATTGCCCCGCTTGCGATGAAGATCGAACCGATCACAGCATCTTGGATACAGGTAGAAGCCACACAACTAACGCGTAGAGACTTTGACGGAAACTTTTGCCTGCAACTATCAGAAATCATGGTCTTTAGCGGTGATGAAAATGTAGCACTGCATCGGCCAATCTCATCATCTTCCAATCAGAAATCAAACTCCGACGCATGGGGCAAAGAGTATCTCACCGATGGGCATACACCCTTTCTGATGGATGCCGCCATCGGGCGACAAAGTATCGCTTATCAAGGAAGCCACACCAAAGCCCCTGCCCTCATCATTGATTTGGAGCATACGTATCCGCTATCCCAGGTAAACTTCCACATCATGGAGACTAGCGACACCGTGCCGACCAACCTTGCAGGGGATTACGGCATGCCGCATCAGATCAAAATTGAAGGTTCCAATCGGAATGATTTTTCCGAGGCGGTGTTGCTGCTTGAAACCGAGCAGCGAAGCCTCAACGAAAGCGGCCCGATCTGGATGTGGAGGTTCCCTGAAATGTCTTATCGCTATCTACGCATCTCGACGCCCCCGGACGCCTCGGAGGACACACTTTCGAACAGCTCGTTGAATCCCCTTGCCCAATTAGAGAAGCCATCTGCATCGATGTCACTAGATGCTCCAGATAGCTCTAACATTGGCTTTGCCGAGATCGAATTACTCTCAAAGGGAGCAAACGTAGCCATCAACAAGCCATTCAAAGCGCTTAATATCCATACAAGCCCGGGACGCGACCTCGCGTCGCTGACTGACGGCCATAACTTTTACGGCGCAATTTTATCCGTCCGTGAGTGGATGTCACAATTAGCCGAACGCCACGACCTAGAGTTCGAACGCACTGAAGTGACCAGCGAAATCACCCGTCGCTATACCAAACAAAGGCAAACCCTCAAGTGGCTCATCTACTTGGCCACGGTGCTGACAGTCAGCATCTTCATTATTGTATACATCGAGCGGATGCGTCACCGCCGCCAACTGGCCGCCGTGAGGCAACGCTTTGCTGCGGATATACACGATGAGATTGGCGCCAACCTACATACCATCAACCTGACTTCTCAGCTCATTTCCAAGCGATCGGAGCAACTCCCAAAAGAGGTCAACCAGTTAACGCAACGGATTCAAACCGTCATCAAACGAACCAGCAAAGCGATACGTTATGTCTCGGATATTCAAAGCTCCAGCGAACTCTACGTGCATCTTCCTGATGATCTAAAACGCACTGCAGAACGCATTCTGGTCGGACTGGCGCACGAGATTCAACTAGACGGCGAACAATTCCTCGTGCAAATCAACCCGAGACGACACAGCGACCTCGTGCTTTTTTACCAAGAGTGCCTAATCAATATCTGCCGTCATGCTGGTGCGACCAAAGTCACTACATTTCTATCCGCGAGCCCCAAGCAGATCCAACTCACGATCATTGACAATGGCAAAGGATTATCCCAAGACACACACCACCAGCCCCCACCTTCACTGCAACGCAGGGCAAAACTTCTTAGAGCCACCATCCAAGTTGAAAGCCCCCATGAAGGAGGCACCGCAGTCATCATAAAACTACGTCGACGCAATCGACTGATGAGGGCATCATTCCCAAAATAA
- a CDS encoding PEP-CTERM sorting domain-containing protein (PEP-CTERM proteins occur, often in large numbers, in the proteomes of bacteria that also encode an exosortase, a predicted intramembrane cysteine proteinase. The presence of a PEP-CTERM domain at a protein's C-terminus predicts cleavage within the sorting domain, followed by covalent anchoring to some some component of the (usually Gram-negative) cell surface. Many PEP-CTERM proteins exhibit an unusual sequence composition that includes large numbers of potential glycosylation sites. Expression of one such protein has been shown restore the ability of a bacterium to form floc, a type of biofilm.) — MLQTPDKLTLALACAVVLPCFSHAATYTWISSGGVGQDGDWTNTANWSGGTVPVDRIAGTGSNNGLSFNNTDTVIFDGTTAPTTASFPGLGGTTGGNGDTPTMVFNSGGPFTFDFNGRESSLWSNTAGTRTVFTVGDGTGGGTEDVTLNLTGLTFISRHATGATNNFLVNSDGTLNFNAGVDFRYGTTTDRLATITIAGGDVSFAGGLTNFTDNTGTYVDFTIVGGSFSALYSSTAGGGYVDKDAVETALTAGTNWKNNFGGTFEVTESGGGFTVTAVPEPSSYALLAGLLGMSYVMVRRRK; from the coding sequence ATGCTACAAACCCCCGATAAACTCACCCTAGCACTGGCTTGCGCCGTTGTGCTTCCATGCTTCTCTCACGCCGCAACATACACTTGGATTAGTTCTGGTGGTGTCGGTCAAGATGGCGACTGGACCAACACCGCAAACTGGTCGGGTGGCACCGTGCCAGTGGATCGTATTGCTGGCACTGGAAGTAATAACGGGCTTTCTTTCAATAATACAGACACAGTCATATTTGACGGAACCACCGCGCCGACCACGGCCAGCTTTCCCGGCCTTGGCGGAACGACAGGGGGCAATGGCGATACGCCGACGATGGTTTTCAATAGCGGTGGCCCGTTCACTTTCGATTTCAACGGCCGTGAGAGTAGCCTTTGGTCGAACACTGCTGGAACGCGCACAGTCTTTACGGTCGGTGATGGCACGGGCGGTGGCACGGAGGATGTGACGCTCAATCTCACTGGGTTGACTTTCATTAGTCGTCATGCCACCGGAGCGACCAACAACTTTCTGGTCAACTCCGATGGGACGTTGAACTTCAACGCCGGCGTGGACTTTCGATACGGAACCACAACGGATCGCCTTGCGACCATTACGATTGCCGGAGGCGACGTCTCCTTTGCGGGCGGGTTGACCAATTTTACGGACAATACGGGCACTTATGTCGACTTCACTATAGTTGGTGGTTCGTTCTCTGCATTGTATAGCTCAACCGCAGGTGGTGGCTATGTCGACAAAGATGCGGTTGAAACCGCATTGACGGCGGGCACTAACTGGAAGAACAATTTCGGTGGAACTTTCGAAGTCACTGAATCCGGCGGTGGCTTCACTGTGACCGCCGTTCCAGAACCTAGCAGCTATGCGTTACTCGCTGGCCTTTTGGGCATGAGCTACGTGATGGTTCGCCGTCGCAAGTAA
- a CDS encoding PEP-CTERM sorting domain-containing protein — MNDGTTTLDSGANNTAVSSAIPLEFDDDSPLNWSGNGNNGPRALVMEYTLTVSTVPEPSSYALLAGLLGLSCVMVRRRRA, encoded by the coding sequence GTGAACGATGGAACGACCACTCTGGACTCTGGAGCCAACAACACCGCTGTGAGCTCAGCAATCCCTCTTGAGTTTGACGACGACTCACCACTCAATTGGTCGGGTAACGGTAACAATGGCCCGCGCGCCCTTGTCATGGAATACACGCTGACTGTATCAACGGTCCCAGAGCCGTCCAGCTATGCATTGCTTGCGGGCCTTTTGGGTCTGAGCTGCGTGATGGTTCGCCGTCGCCGCGCCTAG
- a CDS encoding PEP-CTERM sorting domain-containing protein (PEP-CTERM proteins occur, often in large numbers, in the proteomes of bacteria that also encode an exosortase, a predicted intramembrane cysteine proteinase. The presence of a PEP-CTERM domain at a protein's C-terminus predicts cleavage within the sorting domain, followed by covalent anchoring to some some component of the (usually Gram-negative) cell surface. Many PEP-CTERM proteins exhibit an unusual sequence composition that includes large numbers of potential glycosylation sites. Expression of one such protein has been shown restore the ability of a bacterium to form floc, a type of biofilm.), with amino-acid sequence MLQTPHKLTLALACALALPSLSHAAIVVTGYKAETADTAAFPSGTTGFIDPSSTDLANNNNVAFDSFTLTGLTVGQANILTDGAVGVGNSGTGFRIPLGASATDSFTINFDISTNTLGYDITSVNTYAAWTVAGSGRANQGYTATVSFADGITSDLIIASGTHENNAAPINVWTQVSITEDTTGIIASGVKSITFSNFDASNSGGDSQYREFDVIGVATVVPEPSSYALLAGLLGMSYVMVRRRK; translated from the coding sequence ATGCTACAAACCCCCCATAAACTCACCCTCGCGCTGGCTTGCGCTTTAGCACTTCCATCACTTTCCCACGCGGCCATTGTGGTCACGGGCTATAAGGCAGAAACGGCCGATACAGCCGCCTTTCCATCCGGCACAACGGGATTTATCGATCCCAGCTCAACGGATCTGGCGAATAACAACAACGTCGCTTTCGACAGTTTTACCCTAACCGGATTGACTGTTGGTCAGGCGAACATCCTTACCGACGGCGCGGTGGGTGTTGGTAACAGCGGCACTGGTTTTAGAATTCCACTTGGAGCATCTGCAACGGATTCCTTCACTATCAATTTTGATATTAGCACGAATACATTAGGATACGATATTACTAGTGTGAATACCTATGCGGCATGGACTGTCGCTGGAAGCGGACGAGCTAATCAGGGTTATACAGCGACGGTGTCTTTCGCGGATGGTATTACTTCAGATTTAATCATAGCAAGCGGAACGCACGAGAACAATGCTGCCCCGATCAATGTTTGGACTCAAGTGAGTATCACTGAAGATACCACTGGTATTATTGCAAGTGGTGTGAAGTCGATTACCTTCAGTAACTTCGACGCCTCGAATTCTGGCGGAGACTCGCAATATCGTGAATTTGATGTGATCGGTGTGGCAACAGTCGTTCCCGAGCCTAGCAGCTACGCATTGCTCGCCGGCCTTTTGGGCATGAGCTACGTGATGGTTCGCCGTCGCAAGTAA
- a CDS encoding response regulator transcription factor, translated as MNTSIRIMLVEDNPQYREVIELALSEETNIELVAQFGAVEVALHALSDASTPIEVDLILLDIRLPGMSGVDAISQILQSTPNVKIIMLTQSDMEADVVKSIQSGAAGYLLKSSSIEEITEGIQTVAKGGNPLDASVAKYLIQALQPAKPKVQLSIQLTPRETNILELLSVGLVKKEIAEKLEISPHTVAEYVKNIYTKLGVKNAPAAVHKAFRSGLLSDN; from the coding sequence ATGAATACATCGATCCGAATCATGCTGGTGGAAGACAATCCACAATACAGAGAAGTCATCGAACTGGCGCTCTCGGAAGAAACGAATATCGAGTTGGTTGCCCAGTTTGGTGCAGTCGAAGTCGCACTACACGCATTGAGTGATGCATCGACACCTATAGAAGTAGACCTCATTTTGCTTGATATTCGGCTGCCCGGCATGAGTGGCGTCGATGCCATCTCTCAGATTCTACAAAGCACTCCGAACGTGAAGATCATTATGCTCACGCAGTCCGACATGGAAGCGGATGTGGTTAAATCGATTCAATCCGGCGCCGCAGGCTACCTGCTCAAATCATCCTCCATCGAAGAAATCACCGAAGGCATTCAAACGGTAGCGAAAGGTGGCAACCCCTTAGATGCGAGTGTCGCCAAATATTTGATACAAGCACTGCAACCAGCAAAGCCTAAAGTGCAACTGAGCATCCAACTGACTCCGCGTGAGACAAATATATTAGAACTACTGAGTGTCGGCTTAGTCAAAAAAGAGATCGCGGAGAAGCTCGAGATCTCGCCACACACCGTCGCCGAATACGTAAAGAATATTTACACAAAGCTCGGCGTTAAGAATGCGCCAGCGGCGGTGCACAAAGCATTCAGATCCGGACTCCTATCCGATAACTAA